The Phyllopteryx taeniolatus isolate TA_2022b chromosome 13, UOR_Ptae_1.2, whole genome shotgun sequence nucleotide sequence TGCGAGCCTTGTGCGGCATTAATTCTCTTGATCACAAACAGGTAAGCGCTTCATTTTCCAAATTGCCCACCGGAGCTGGCGAGGCTGCCCTCTGGGGCCCCGCCTCCCCGCTCGCGTTGCCCCGGTAACGAGGCGGAAGAGGGGCGGGTGTGTCGCGCATAGAGCCAATAGGATACCGAGCGGCCTTGGAGTGACACGTCGGGCGTGACCAATCGGCGCCTCGGTCCCGCCTCCCCGTCGCTGCCGACCTGCCGTCTATATAAACCACACCGCCGCACATAAAATCCAGTCCGAACGACCATCGCCTGACCACATTGGACTTAAAAGAAGCAACACCCAAGACAAAAACTCGCGTGATACGATTGAATTTAATCGAATTtaacttaaaaacaacaaaataaaatgaaagccaTCAGCCCCGTTCGGTCCTTCCGGAAAAACACCGCCGCCTTGTCGGAGCACTCGCTGGGTCTGTCGCGGAGCAAGACCCCGGTGGACGACCCGCTCAGCCTGCTGTACAACATGAACGACTGCTACTCCAAGCTCAAGGAGCTGGTGCCCAGCATCCCGCAGAACAAGAACGTCAGCAAGATGGAAATCCTGCAGCACGTCATCGACTACATCCTGGACCTGCAGATCGCGCTCGACTCCAACGTCGCGCTGGGGTCGAACCTGCATCACCCCGCGCGGCCGGGCCAGGGGGCGCCTCCTCCGGCTGCATCCAGGACCCCGCTGACCACCCTCAACACGGACATCAGCATCCTCTCGCTCCAGGTACGAGTCGCGCGGCCCTCTCTTGGCCGGCGCGCGTTGCGAAGCGTGACGCGGCGTGGAAATAACATTTGGTGCGCtcgttgtttgtttgcagtCTCCCGAGTTGCCATCCGAGCTGACGACAGATGACAGCCGGACTCTGCATCGCTAAAGGCGGTGAGTAGTCTGGACTCCTGTCTGCTCACGCATGCCGGCCAAGTACaaggctttttttctctctctctctctcttttttttaatttaattattttttttgaaatttgcaACCCAATCGACCAGCAACATTTGCTCCGATCGTGTCCCAATATGCTAGCGCATCCTGTCAGCGAGGATCCCATATGCTTACTTTTCATGCATTCTAATCGTAGCTGCAGTATAGCGATATAGCCGCTTTGTCAGGCCGCTTAGGGGTTAATAAAGTAGCAGTTGTCAGGGTCGCATTGTAGCCTCTCGTATCTATAATGAAGGGCATCTGTAAAGAGAGGAAAATAATGGCTGTTTTGGATTGCTCGCTTCTACCATGTCTGCACATAATTGGTACAAGAAGTGGGTAGGCGCCAGCTGAGCGGCAATTACGATGATTCTTCCCCAGATTGGAGGCTAAActtgtgtgcgagtgtgtatgtgtgtgtacatctGGAGCGCAGGGTTTGCTTAGTATTGGGAGTGTTtggttaaatgtttaaaaaaaaaataaaaaaaagtgtgcggCTTCCTCCCTGGCGCCAGTCTGTCCGGATCTCTTTCGCTGCcctgtttgccttttttctaaACACGcctatttctttttctctcaaTCTTTTGCAGGTGTTTGGTCAAGacgcgttaaaaaaaaaaaaaaaaaaaaaaagaaagaaaaaagagaatcTCACAGGACCTGGGGAGCATGTAGGGGTTCCCCCACCCCCT carries:
- the id2a gene encoding DNA-binding protein inhibitor ID-2a; the encoded protein is MKAISPVRSFRKNTAALSEHSLGLSRSKTPVDDPLSLLYNMNDCYSKLKELVPSIPQNKNVSKMEILQHVIDYILDLQIALDSNVALGSNLHHPARPGQGAPPPAASRTPLTTLNTDISILSLQSPELPSELTTDDSRTLHR